Proteins from one Physeter macrocephalus isolate SW-GA chromosome 16, ASM283717v5, whole genome shotgun sequence genomic window:
- the LOC102991822 gene encoding swi5-dependent recombination DNA repair protein 1 homolog, producing MESPPDAAVVLPSTPQAGANPPSPGTSSSRKQPMSATLRERLRKTRSSFNSCYCVVKRLKVESEENDQTFSEKPAPSTEENCLEFQENFKHIDSEFEESTYLKNTFKNIDACASKSLDSESCSDLQNDFMNENLPKHGLNKEKAKLVKQIQEKEDLLRRLKLVKMYRSKNDLSQLQMLIKKWRSCSQLLLYELQSAMSEENKKLSLTQMIDHYGLDDKLLYYNRNEEEFIGV from the coding sequence ATGGAAAGTCCACCAGACGCAGCTGTGGTGTTACCTAGCACTCCACAGGCTGGTGCCAATCCACCATCTCCCGGTACAAGCAGTTCAAGAAAACAGCCTATGAGTGCAACCCTTAGGGAACGATTAAGGAAAACTAGATCTTCATTTAATTCTTGTTATTGTGTGGTAAAACGACTTAAGGTAGAGAGTGAAGAAAATGATCAGACCTTTTCAGAGAAACCAGCACCTTCAACAGAAGAAAACTGTTTggaatttcaagaaaattttaaacacatagACAGTGAATTTGAAGAAAgtacatatttgaaaaatacctTCAAGAATATCGATGCATGTGCATCTAAATCACTTGATTCTGAGTCATGCAGTGATCTCCAGAATGACTTTATGAATGAGAATCTTCCCAAACATggattaaacaaagaaaaagcaaaattggTGAAGCAGATTCAGGAGAAAGAAGACCTTCTTCGGAGGCTAAAACTAGTCAAAATGTATAGATCAAAGAATGACCTGTCTCAGTTACAGATGTTAATAAAGAAGTGGAGAAGCTGTAGTCAACTGTTGCTTTATGAGCTGCAGTCAGCTATGTCTGAGGAGAACAAGAAACTAAGCCTTACTCAGATGATAGACCACTATGGGTTAGATGATAAATTGCTATactataacagaaatgaagaagaatttATAGGtgtttaa